Proteins from one Chroococcidiopsis sp. CCMEE 29 genomic window:
- a CDS encoding STAS domain-containing protein translates to MSSIFRVINFPAVLDSIMATQLHQEIQALVEAGVKIVLLDLKDVEFINSSGLMALVVALRTVRNAGGKLCICSINEQVKLLLELTGVDQVFEIFTSLDEFNNIVLMKT, encoded by the coding sequence ATGAGTAGTATTTTCAGAGTCATTAATTTTCCTGCTGTTTTGGACAGTATTATGGCTACTCAGTTGCATCAAGAAATTCAAGCTCTTGTTGAGGCTGGAGTAAAAATTGTATTGCTAGATCTTAAGGATGTAGAGTTTATTAATAGTTCTGGCTTAATGGCTCTAGTAGTAGCATTACGAACAGTTCGTAATGCTGGTGGTAAACTTTGCATCTGCTCAATCAATGAACAAGTTAAGCTTTTACTTGAACTGACTGGCGTAGACCAAGTTTTTGAGATTTTTACCAGCTTAGACGAATTCAATAATATAGTCTTAATGAAGACATAA
- a CDS encoding M24 family metallopeptidase, translated as MNALNENEEPSLSPLKEVSSKLSLIRNALCETGAKGVLLRGTDWFAWATAGGSNTVLLTAETGVAEVLVTTEDAWILTDEIEAQRLQDEELPGKGEFETHPYKLQINPWADSTSRDSFVQQATEGGRILSDRPTNHQDSLPASLINHKRVMMPRELDHYRQVGRKASEAMTEVLSSAQPTWTEYQLAGAGAEALWARGLHPALTLVAGERRLPLYRHATPTREPLGKIAMLVFCARGYGLYANLTRFVSFGSLSAEDSELHRHVREIEATALNLSRAGTPLNAVYRGLGQAYQQHGYPQAIREHHQGGTTGYLARETIANPASTESLAGDMVVAWNPSLVRAKIEDTFVILRDGLENLTLDPNWPSVEVEGRSRPVPLEKL; from the coding sequence ATGAATGCACTGAACGAAAACGAAGAGCCTTCCCTCTCGCCCCTCAAAGAGGTTTCCTCCAAGCTAAGTTTAATCCGCAACGCCTTGTGCGAAACCGGAGCGAAGGGTGTGCTACTACGCGGCACCGATTGGTTTGCTTGGGCAACTGCTGGTGGCTCCAATACAGTGCTACTCACTGCTGAAACTGGGGTTGCCGAAGTGTTGGTAACTACCGAAGATGCTTGGATATTGACCGATGAGATTGAAGCTCAACGTCTACAGGATGAAGAACTTCCAGGTAAGGGCGAGTTTGAAACCCACCCCTACAAGTTGCAAATAAATCCTTGGGCTGATAGTACATCGCGTGATTCCTTTGTGCAGCAAGCTACCGAAGGTGGAAGGATTTTGAGCGATCGCCCCACCAACCATCAAGACTCGTTACCTGCGTCACTGATAAATCATAAGCGAGTGATGATGCCACGTGAACTGGATCACTATCGCCAAGTGGGGCGTAAGGCTAGCGAAGCGATGACTGAGGTACTTTCAAGTGCTCAACCCACCTGGACAGAATATCAACTTGCCGGAGCAGGTGCGGAGGCATTGTGGGCAAGGGGACTACATCCAGCTCTTACTTTGGTGGCTGGGGAGAGACGTTTACCGCTCTACCGTCATGCCACGCCCACTAGAGAGCCGTTGGGAAAAATAGCGATGCTTGTGTTTTGCGCTCGGGGATACGGTCTTTATGCGAACCTCACCCGATTTGTCTCATTTGGTTCGCTGAGTGCAGAAGATTCGGAGTTGCACCGCCATGTCCGTGAAATTGAAGCCACAGCCCTAAATCTGAGCCGTGCCGGTACGCCTCTGAACGCAGTCTATCGCGGGCTTGGGCAGGCTTATCAACAGCATGGCTATCCCCAAGCGATCCGCGAACATCACCAGGGGGGAACCACAGGGTATCTGGCACGAGAGACCATAGCAAATCCAGCCTCTACCGAATCACTGGCAGGAGATATGGTTGTGGCTTGGAACCCAAGTTTGGTAAGAGCCAAGATTGAAGACACGTTTGTCATCCTAAGGGATGGACTGGAAAACCTGACACTTGATCCAAACTGGCCGAGTGTCGAGGTAGAAGGACGCAGCCGCCCTGTCCCATTGGAAAAATTGTGA
- the galK gene encoding galactokinase yields MDFRQIFGADPETQASAPGRVNLLGEHTDYNDGFVLPTAIPQRTTVQLSFSPDRQHHFYSQELDELVSISDRDGTPQGFASYIFGCIQLLQQEGHTIPPLNLHVTSSVPIGSGLSSSAALEVATLRAVRSRLNLEIDDVRIAQLGQQAEIQYAGVECGIMDQMASSLADTEHMLFLDTRTLERRVLPFPAGAELLVVDSGVPRTLAGSGYNQRRAECEEAARQLGVKALRDITDPQAVETLPEPLRRRARHVITENNRVLEVLQGVSAQRFGDLMNASHTSLRDDYEVSVTALDTLVAILQQTPGVFGARLTGAGFGGATVALVASGQAKAIAQDVLARYNRKGYAGRTLVPEN; encoded by the coding sequence ATGGACTTTCGACAAATATTTGGTGCAGATCCTGAAACCCAAGCCAGTGCTCCAGGACGAGTAAATCTACTCGGCGAACATACTGACTATAATGATGGGTTCGTGTTGCCGACTGCCATTCCCCAACGTACTACGGTACAGTTGAGTTTCAGCCCCGATAGGCAGCACCACTTCTACTCTCAAGAACTCGATGAACTGGTGAGCATTTCAGATCGGGATGGCACCCCACAGGGGTTTGCTAGCTATATCTTCGGGTGCATCCAGCTTTTGCAGCAGGAAGGGCATACCATACCACCTCTGAATCTGCATGTTACATCTTCGGTACCAATAGGCTCAGGTTTGTCCAGTAGTGCGGCTTTGGAGGTGGCAACGCTTAGGGCAGTGCGATCGCGATTGAATCTCGAAATTGATGATGTCCGCATCGCCCAGCTGGGACAGCAGGCAGAAATCCAGTATGCTGGCGTGGAATGCGGCATCATGGATCAGATGGCATCAAGCCTGGCTGACACCGAGCATATGCTATTCCTCGATACTCGCACCTTAGAGCGCCGGGTGCTGCCTTTTCCAGCTGGAGCAGAGCTATTGGTGGTAGATAGTGGTGTCCCCCGTACCTTAGCTGGCAGCGGCTACAACCAACGTCGTGCCGAGTGCGAAGAGGCGGCGCGACAGCTTGGGGTTAAGGCGCTGAGAGATATCACTGATCCTCAAGCAGTAGAAACGTTACCTGAACCACTTCGCCGCCGTGCTCGTCACGTGATTACTGAAAACAACCGAGTGCTGGAGGTTTTACAGGGAGTGTCAGCACAGCGCTTCGGCGACCTGATGAATGCTTCTCACACCAGCCTTCGCGACGATTACGAAGTTTCCGTCACAGCACTGGATACATTAGTGGCGATACTGCAACAAACTCCCGGAGTTTTTGGGGCGCGGCTTACTGGTGCTGGGTTCGGGGGAGCAACAGTCGCCTTAGTTGCTTCCGGACAGGCTAAAGCGATCGCCCAAGATGTGCTTGCCCGCTACAACCGCAAAGGTTACGCCGGTCGCACCCTAGTACCTGAGAATTAG
- the galT gene encoding galactose-1-phosphate uridylyltransferase yields MYSHKLLKPDGRQLTLYSRYPIETGLQAPSPSNEAVRANPHLRWHPLRGEWVAYASHRQGRTFMPPPEYNPLAPTKDDQFPTELPQGRYDVAVFDNRFPSMSVAAHDAPELIVDTMPANGACEVVVFTQDPQASLGSLELNHLELLLQVWADRTRVVGGHPQIQYVLPFENKGVEVGVTLHHPHGQIYAYPFVPPVPGRMWEREQAHYQMHQRGLLQDLIQREIEDNQRILYQDESTIAFVPAWARYPYEVWIAPIQPAATFMDLTPKQRSGLAKALKTVTLKYDGLWNRPFPYLMAWFQAPTDGQMHPESHLHAEFYPPYRTRDRLKYLAGTELAAGMFANDALPEEKAKELQAVAVNLETPAQV; encoded by the coding sequence ATGTACTCCCACAAGTTGTTAAAACCCGATGGTCGCCAACTGACCTTATACAGTCGCTATCCGATTGAAACCGGACTACAAGCCCCCAGCCCTAGTAATGAGGCTGTTAGGGCAAATCCTCACCTGCGCTGGCATCCATTGCGGGGTGAATGGGTTGCTTACGCTAGTCATCGCCAAGGGCGTACCTTTATGCCGCCCCCTGAGTACAACCCGCTGGCACCTACTAAAGATGACCAGTTTCCCACTGAACTACCCCAGGGACGCTATGACGTGGCAGTCTTCGACAATCGCTTTCCTTCAATGTCCGTGGCGGCTCATGATGCCCCTGAACTGATTGTTGACACCATGCCAGCTAATGGCGCGTGCGAGGTTGTGGTATTTACTCAAGATCCACAGGCATCCTTGGGTTCTCTGGAACTAAATCACCTGGAGTTACTTTTACAAGTATGGGCAGACCGCACCCGCGTAGTCGGAGGGCATCCACAGATTCAGTATGTACTGCCGTTCGAGAATAAGGGTGTGGAAGTGGGAGTTACCCTGCACCATCCGCATGGACAAATCTATGCGTATCCATTTGTACCGCCTGTCCCAGGTCGAATGTGGGAACGAGAACAGGCTCATTACCAAATGCACCAGCGGGGTTTACTCCAAGACCTGATTCAACGGGAAATTGAGGATAACCAGCGGATTCTTTATCAGGACGAGTCGACGATCGCCTTCGTACCCGCGTGGGCGCGCTATCCTTACGAAGTCTGGATTGCCCCCATCCAACCAGCTGCCACATTCATGGATTTAACCCCAAAGCAACGCTCGGGACTTGCCAAAGCATTAAAGACCGTCACCTTGAAGTACGACGGACTGTGGAACCGTCCATTCCCCTACTTAATGGCTTGGTTTCAGGCACCGACCGACGGTCAGATGCATCCAGAATCACACCTGCATGCAGAATTTTATCCACCGTACCGAACCCGCGATCGGCTCAAGTACCTTGCAGGAACAGAACTTGCCGCAGGGATGTTTGCCAATGATGCCCTCCCTGAGGAGAAGGCAAAAGAGCTACAAGCTGTAGCCGTAAATCTCGAAACACCCGCTCAAGTGTAA